A single Brassica rapa cultivar Chiifu-401-42 chromosome A04, CAAS_Brap_v3.01, whole genome shotgun sequence DNA region contains:
- the LOC103865598 gene encoding zinc finger protein ZAT11, translated as MMKRERSEFEESIKNLDISKCLMILSQTSSMVKQIGVNQYTETNTSNRFECKTCNKRFSSFQALGGHRASHKKPKLTVDQKVVKQYLTKDGTQAHECTICGQSFGTGQALGGHMRRHRSSMTVEPSELISPVIHNMPVLKRCSSSKRVLSLDLNLTPLENDLEILFGKTFFPNIDMKFVV; from the coding sequence ATGATGAAGAGAGAACGATCTGAGTTCGAAGAGTCCATCAAGAATCTAGACATTTCTAAATGTCTAATGATACTCTCTCAAACCTCCTCCATGGTCAAACAGATTGGTGTGAATCAATATACCGAGACCAATACAAGTAACCGGTTCGAATGCAAAACGTGTAACAAGAGATTCTCTTCGTTTCAAGCCCTTGGTGGCCACCGGGCTAGCCATAAGAAGCCAAAGCTGACCGTTGACCAAAAGGTGGTGAAACAATATCTTACCAAAGACGGAACTCAAGCCCATGAATGTACAATATGCGGTCAGAGTTTTGGGACCGGACAGGCTTTAGGCGGTCACATGAGACGGCATAGGTCAAGCATGACGGTGGAGCCATCGGAGCTCATCTCTCCTGTGATTCATAACATGCCGGTTCTGAAACGATGTagtagtagcaagagggttttGTCTTTGGATTTGAATTTAACTCCCTTAGAGAATGATCTTGAAATTCTTTTTGGGAAGACGTTTTTCCCCAACATAGATATGAAGTTTGttgtttag